A window of the Helianthus annuus cultivar XRQ/B chromosome 4, HanXRQr2.0-SUNRISE, whole genome shotgun sequence genome harbors these coding sequences:
- the LOC110938090 gene encoding germacrene A acid 8-beta-hydroxylase-like, producing the protein MEPFIIFSIVASSLVLFTCWALITPKTRKNMPPGPPKLPIIGNIHQLEKQTPHRNLRNLARKYGPIMHLQLGQVSTVVISSPRLAHDILKIQDLSFADRPTATTPQIFFYNSTSIGWSCYGNYLREMKKIATLELFSTIKVRSFSYIRESELTRVFKFLDSCCGTVINFREMTVQMVNNIVSRATLGDVCKDREYLVDAAFFMLKTFSAFNLFNYYPRLDFLNVITGKKAQWLKMHNELDIILKKILEEHRSRQRSSQDHEDLVDVLIRVKDTGDLDFPITDDNIKAIILEMLMAGTSSSSMTIEWAFCEMMRNPKIMKKAQSEVRAVVKGKTITEADIQRMHYMKLVVKETMRLHCVPILLPRVNPKDCVVDGYDIPAKTTVLINAWACATDPDSWESPESFIPERFENSLISYSGTHFEFLPFGAGRRMCPGLNFGLATVEYAIASLLHRYDWKLPDGVKHHDMDMREITRISTLPIQPLQIVPISMAKPN; encoded by the exons ATGGAGCctttcatcatcttctccattGTTGCTTCTTCTCTAGTGCTCTTCACTTGTTGGGCACTCATAACTCCCAAGACCAGAAAAAACATGCCACCAGGACCACCAAAGCTCCCAATTATTGGAAACATACACCAACTCGAAAAACAAACGCCTCATCGAAACCTTAGAAACTTGGCCCGAAAATATGGTCCCATCATGCATTTACAACTTGGGCAAGTTTCTACCGTTGTCATATCCTCGCCCCGATTAGCCCATGATATCTTGAAGATCCAGGATCTCAGCTTTGCAGACAGACCCACAGCTACAACCCCACAGATATTTTTTTATAACTCTACGAGTATCGGATGGTCATGTTATGGGAATTACTTGAGAGAGATGAAGAAGATTGCTACCTTAGAACTATTTAGCACGATAAAAGTCCGATCATTTTCCTATATTCGAGAGAGTGAGCTTACTCGTGTGTTTAAGTTTCTTGATTCTTGTTGTGGGACAGTTATAAACTTTAGGGAAATGACTGTACAGATGGTTAATAACATTGTTAGCAGAGCTACCTTAGGAGATGTGTGCAAAGATAGAGAGTACTTAGTAGATGCTGCATTTTTCATGTTGAAAACATTTAGTGCTTTTAATCTGTTTAATTATTACCCTCGTTTGGATTTCCTTAATGTCATTACTGGGAAGAAAGCTCAGTGGTTGAAGATGCATAATGAGCTTGATATAATCCTGAAGAAAATCTTGGAGGAACACAGAAGTAGACAACGTAGCAGCCAGGATCATGAAGATCTTGTTGATGTTCTTATACGGGTCAAAGACACTGGTGATCTTGATTTCCCCATCACTGATGACAATATCAAAGCTATCATTCTT GAAATGTTGATGGCTGGGACAAGTTCGTCATCAATGACAATTGAATGGGCATTTTGTGAAATGATGAGGAACCCAAAGATAATGAAGAAAGCACAATCCGAAGTGAGAGCAGTAGTGAAGGGAAAAACAATCACAGAGGCTGACATACAAAGAATGCACTACATGAAGTTGGTAGTAAAGGAAACAATGAGGTTACACTGTGTCCCTATTTTGCTTCCCAGAGTGAATCCAAAGGATTGTGTTGTCGATGGATACGATATACCCGCAAAGACGACAGTACTTATAAATGCTTGGGCATGTGCAACAGATCCTGATAGTTGGGAAAGTCCCGAAAGTTTCATTCCGGAAAGATTTGAAAACAGTTTGATTAGCTATTCGGGTACGCACTTTGAGTTCCTTCCATTTGGAGCTGGTAGGAGAATGTGCCCTGGTCTGAACTTTGGCCTGGCTACGGTTGAATATGCCATTGCTAGTTTGCTGCATCGTTACGACTGGAAGCTTCCGGATGGTGTAAAACATCATGATATGGATATGAGAGAAATTACTCGAATATCGACATTACCTATACAACCCTTGCAGATTGTCCCAATCTCTATGGCAAAACCAAACTAG